Proteins encoded by one window of Anopheles maculipalpis chromosome 2RL, idAnoMacuDA_375_x, whole genome shotgun sequence:
- the LOC126560095 gene encoding uncharacterized protein C2orf42 homolog: MALKFDHRASMRGICKCPHCGTFNGNRASKCKNPVCQQKLKENPRPAPGSSTKSIGMAVQLLHTDGTTNSSRLYSVSYRDGLRSIFHTTIGTDGTIATLSTIHGKDIADKESVKRIISCCKSTAEAVPLLKESINSLAVSEEEKLSLWEKHSHRAGDPLVQRVSNDVFVVGRRQSAYGMVHVIVLKKHQKYTDFQCECHADGQQKTSPTVCWHIRAVVAGMLSAPYKYGDRWSAMLQPYVGQPSSTTVLDDSSVLSCEYLLSTGNDDDRYISVPSEHVEMQSMLNSTMMELFSDQQIGDMPIYQTTSNFSPTTGIPDMFAEESLHLMDCQIELMDELDPTDRIDFCPSFIECEDSLPVPEAEEHPAPDEKVVRVTTKKGALKRCNRMGPDKLTRGSYSVRKLIKALESNGIIFNRLQKSNGGVNVPTLPAYEAIQCNLSFTCWLESVIEQLNSVIDFNGDGKPAVQSFRIHEDFFRCLRARFSVGHRLRQPEPETECIDQLSAQRYKFTHHKSLLHVFRTDKIELCFEKRFTRGPDDRYVPFKEDGEELDGQLAVQQTPIRPHCYSTYIKLGRYKHEPDQERVYHFTLEWIGAVLPLSGFGELRISFEYGHRMNKQYMEPPVHTVP, from the coding sequence ATGGCATTGAAATTCGATCATCGAGCGAGCATGCGAGGCATCTGCAAATGTCCCCATTGCGGAACATTCAACGGAAATCGGGCTTCGAAATGTAAAAACCCCGTTTGCCAGCAAAAGttaaaagaaaatccaagaCCGGCGCCAGGCAGTTCAACAAAATCGATAGGAATGGCGGTACAACTGCTTCATACCGATGGCACAACAAATAGCAGCCGGCTGTACAGTGTAAGCTATCGTGACGGATTACGAAGCATCTTCCATACAACAATCGGTACCGACGGTACCATTGCAACGCTTAGCACCATCCACGGTAAAGATATTGCCGATAAAGAGAGTGTAAAACGAATCATTTCATGTTGTAAATCTACTGCTGAAGCGGTACCACTGCTGAAGGAAAGCATTAATTCACTCGCTGTGTCGGAAGAGGAAAAGCTTTCCTTGTGGGAAAAACACTCCCATCGCGCCGGTGACCCACTAGTGCAGCGCGTAAGCAACGATGTGTTTGTCGTTGGCCGGAGGCAATCAGCTTACGGAATGGTCCACGTAATTGTACTGAAAAAGCACCAAAAGTACACCGATTTTCAGTGCGAATGTCACGCGGATGGGCAGCAAAAAACATCTCCAACCGTATGTTGGCACATACGGGCGGTAGTGGCCGGTATGCTGAGTGCCCCATATAAATACGGCGACCGTTGGAGTGCCATGCTGCAACCGTACGTGGGTcaaccatcatcaacaaccGTGTTGGACGATAGTTCAGTCCTTTCCTGCGAATATCTACTGTCAACTGGTAATGACGACGATCGATACATATCCGTGCCGAGCGAGCACGTCGAAATGCAATCGATGCTTAACTCAACAATGATGGAACTGTTTAGCGATCAGCAGATCGGTGATATGCCGATTTACCAGACGACGAGCAATTTTTCGCCTACCACCGGCATTCCAGATATGTTTGCAGAAGAAAGTCTTCATCTGATGGACTGTCAGATCGAGCTGATGGACGAGCTGGATCCAACGGACCGTATCGATTTTTGTCCTTCGTTTATCGAGTGTGAAGATAGTTTGCCCGTGCCGGAAGCCGAAGAGCACCCGGCGCCAGATGAGAAAGTTGTACGGGTAACGACGAAAAAGGGTGCCCTTAAGCGATGCAATCGGATGGGCCCTGACAAGCTTACCCGTGGAAGTTACAGCGTCCGGAAGCTGATAAAAGCGCTCGAATCGAatggaataatttttaaccGGTTGCAGAAATCGAATGGAGGCGTTAACGTTCCAACACTACCAGCTTATGAAGCGATACAATGTAATTTATCTTTTACATGCTGGCTGGAGTCGGTCATTGAGCAGCTTAACTCGGTGATCGATTTCAACGGGGACGGTAAACCGGCTGTGCAGTCGTTTCGTATACATGAAGATTTCTTCCGCTGTTTGCGTGCCCGCTTTTCCGTTGGTCATCGATTAAGGCAGCCCGAACCGGAAACGGAATGCATCGACCAGTTATCAGCGCAGCGGTACAAATTTACGCATCACAAAAGTCTGTTGCACGTGTTTCGTACCGATAAGATCGAACTTTGCTTCGAGAAGAGATTCACCCGTGGGCCGGATGATCGTTACGTACCATTTAAAGAGGATGGTGAAGAGCTAGATGGGCAGCTTGCCGTACAGCAAACTCCCATTCGACCGCACTGTTATAGTACCTATATTAAGCTCGGTCGCTACAAGCACGAACCGGATCAGGAACGGGTGTATCACTTTACGCTCGAATGGATTGGAGCCGTTCTTCCGCTTAGTGGCTTTGGTGAGCTTCGGATATCGTTCGAGTACGGACATCGGATGAATAAGCAGTACATGGAACCACCGGTACACACTGTACCGTGA
- the LOC126558487 gene encoding thioredoxin-related transmembrane protein 1-like isoform X1, translated as MFRRTVLAAALLCGLGVDLLQAHPGSKSQVIELDESNWDRMLTDEWLVEFYAPWCPACKSLAPIWDDLSTWSDDLNIKTAKVDVTSSPGLSGRFFVTALPTIFHVINGEFRQYKGPRDMNSFMSFIEEKKWESLEQVSAWRNPDSIQMSLVSLFFKLSHFLKVSRTRWRELNTMLLKNYGLPVWGSYTLFGIGTVLLGAIFGLILVCIIDCLFPPKSGQRQSFSEHKQKVRAEKVPEELRGDELVDEDEEKRTADVEEEEYDDEDENGEAEEKETSEGEKYSGSDDSDDQEPTVAPVDAPKAEKKEDKKPKEPEPVAEEKKEKTTTSPDVRKRKPRKAD; from the exons ATGTTCCGGAGGACGGTACTTGCGGCGGCACTATTATGTGGCCTTGGTGTGGACCTGTTACAGGCGCACCCCGGATCGAAATCGCAGGTTATCGAACTGGACGAATCCAACTGGGACCGAATGCTGACCGACGAGTGGTTGGTGGAATT CTACGCTCCATGGTGCCCGGCATGCAAAAGTTTGGCCCCCATCTGGGATGACCTTTCGACGTGGTCGGACGATTTGAACATCAAAACTGCGAAGGTGGACGTGACGTCATCACCGGGGTTAAGTGGCAGATTCTTCGTCACCGCACTGCCAACCATTTTCCACGTAATTAACGGTGAGTTCCGCCAGTACAAGGGACCGCGCGATATGAACTCGTTCATGTCGTTCATCGAGGAGAAGAAGTGGGAATCGTTGGAGCAGGTGTCGGCTTGGCGCAATCCGGACTCGATCCAAATGTCACTCGTTTCGCTGTTCTTCAAGCTTTCACACTTCCTGAAAGTAAGTAGAACCCGTTGGCGG GAGCTTAATACGATGCTTCTGAAGAATTACGGACTTCCGGTCTGGGGATCGTACACGCTGTTCGGCATCGGCACGGTACTGCTCGGTGCCATTTTCGGTCTGATACTGGTGTGCATCATCGATTGTCTGTTCCCACCCAAGTCCGGCCAGCGACAGAGCTTCTCCGAGCATAAACAGAAGGTACGGGCGGAAAAGGTACCTGAAGAGTTGCGAGGAGACGAGCTGGTCGATGAGGATGAGGAAAAGCGTACCGCCGATGTTGAGGAGGAGGAGTATGACGATGAGGACGAGAATGGTGAGGCGGAAGAGAAGGAAACGTCCGAGGGTGAGAAATACTCCGGTAGCGATGATTCGGACGATCAGGAACCGACAGTGGCGCCAGTGGACGCTCCTAAGGCGGAGAAGAAGGAGGACAAGAAACCGAAGGAACCCGAACCGGTAGcggaagaaaagaaggaaaagactACCACCAGTCCGGACGTGAGAAAACGCAAACCAAGAAAGGCGGACTAA
- the LOC126558487 gene encoding thioredoxin-related transmembrane protein 1-like isoform X2, whose amino-acid sequence MFRRTVLAAALLCGLGVDLLQAHPGSKSQVIELDESNWDRMLTDEWLVEFYAPWCPACKSLAPIWDDLSTWSDDLNIKTAKVDVTSSPGLSGRFFVTALPTIFHVINGEFRQYKGPRDMNSFMSFIEEKKWESLEQVSAWRNPDSIQMSLVSLFFKLSHFLKELNTMLLKNYGLPVWGSYTLFGIGTVLLGAIFGLILVCIIDCLFPPKSGQRQSFSEHKQKVRAEKVPEELRGDELVDEDEEKRTADVEEEEYDDEDENGEAEEKETSEGEKYSGSDDSDDQEPTVAPVDAPKAEKKEDKKPKEPEPVAEEKKEKTTTSPDVRKRKPRKAD is encoded by the exons ATGTTCCGGAGGACGGTACTTGCGGCGGCACTATTATGTGGCCTTGGTGTGGACCTGTTACAGGCGCACCCCGGATCGAAATCGCAGGTTATCGAACTGGACGAATCCAACTGGGACCGAATGCTGACCGACGAGTGGTTGGTGGAATT CTACGCTCCATGGTGCCCGGCATGCAAAAGTTTGGCCCCCATCTGGGATGACCTTTCGACGTGGTCGGACGATTTGAACATCAAAACTGCGAAGGTGGACGTGACGTCATCACCGGGGTTAAGTGGCAGATTCTTCGTCACCGCACTGCCAACCATTTTCCACGTAATTAACGGTGAGTTCCGCCAGTACAAGGGACCGCGCGATATGAACTCGTTCATGTCGTTCATCGAGGAGAAGAAGTGGGAATCGTTGGAGCAGGTGTCGGCTTGGCGCAATCCGGACTCGATCCAAATGTCACTCGTTTCGCTGTTCTTCAAGCTTTCACACTTCCTGAAA GAGCTTAATACGATGCTTCTGAAGAATTACGGACTTCCGGTCTGGGGATCGTACACGCTGTTCGGCATCGGCACGGTACTGCTCGGTGCCATTTTCGGTCTGATACTGGTGTGCATCATCGATTGTCTGTTCCCACCCAAGTCCGGCCAGCGACAGAGCTTCTCCGAGCATAAACAGAAGGTACGGGCGGAAAAGGTACCTGAAGAGTTGCGAGGAGACGAGCTGGTCGATGAGGATGAGGAAAAGCGTACCGCCGATGTTGAGGAGGAGGAGTATGACGATGAGGACGAGAATGGTGAGGCGGAAGAGAAGGAAACGTCCGAGGGTGAGAAATACTCCGGTAGCGATGATTCGGACGATCAGGAACCGACAGTGGCGCCAGTGGACGCTCCTAAGGCGGAGAAGAAGGAGGACAAGAAACCGAAGGAACCCGAACCGGTAGcggaagaaaagaaggaaaagactACCACCAGTCCGGACGTGAGAAAACGCAAACCAAGAAAGGCGGACTAA